The DNA segment AATTCCGTGCTGCAAGGGTATCCCCGGTCTCGTGGAGGCAGAAGGCGGCCTGGAGGAAATACTCCGCGTTGAGGGGTTCCATGCCGCACAGCACACGTGCGGTCTCTGAGGCGGCGTTCCAAGATCTGCACTCCATCTGGATGACCACCTTCATTTCGAGAACCACCGGTGAAACCTGTTCCTCCTCCGCGAGCGACTGCAACTCCAGGAGTGCTTCATCCGGAAGTCCCAGATCAAGCCAGCCACTGGCTGCCCGCAACGATTCCGTCATCCCCATGCCCCTTCATCGTAGGGAATCCGGGATGCCCTAGCAATTTCGTATTCACTGGAAATGCTTGCGAAAGTCACGGATGCCGGAAGAATCCGCCGCCTTGCACAAGGTCATCATCCATACCGACGGAGGCTGCAAAGGCAATCCGGGGCCGGGGGGCTACGGTGTCGTCCTCGTCGCGGGACGCCACCGGAAGGAGCTTTCAGCCGGTTACCGCCTCACCACCAACAACCGCATGGAACTCCGCGCCGCCATCGCCGCGTTGGAGTTGCTCAAACAACCGTGTGAAATCGAACTCCACTCGGATTCAAAATACGTCATCGACGCGATGACCAAGAAATGGGTGGACGGATGGAAGCGCCGGGACTGGATGACCGCAGGCAAGACTCCCGTGAAAAACAAGGATCTGTGGATTCGTCTGGTGGCCGCCAGCAAGCCACACAAGATCGACTGGCGCTGGGTGAAAGGTCATGCGGGCCACGCGGAGAACGAGCGCTGTGACGAGCTGGCGAACCTGGCCGTGGCGAAGAAGGAGTTCCTCGATGACACCGGGTTCACGGAATCCGGGGACTGAGTCGCGGTGATCCGTTGAAACCGTGGCTTGCGTCATCCCCATCGGGCGGGTTTCCTCCTGCCCGCGTGGAATCCCCCAAGGAAAGCAGACTGAAACGGAAACTCGGCGTGACCGGAGATTTCTGGGCGCGGCTGCTCCGGAAGGCTCTGTCTGGCGTGCCATGGTTCCTGGAGGCGCCTCTCATCGCCGGCTGGGCACCGCTGTTTTTCCTGATGGCCGGGAAACAACGCCGGGCCGTCGCCGCCAACCTGCGGGCGATGTTCCCGCACTGGGGGTCATGGAGGGCGCGGTTGGGCGCATGGCGGGTGGTCTGGAACTTCTCCGTGACCTATGTTGACGGCCTGCGGTGTGAGAGTGGAACGGGAGACATCGACTGGGCCATCGAGGGCATCGGGAATCTGGAGGCGCTGTCCGGCCACGTCGGCGGGGCCGTGATCCTCACCGCCCACATGGGGAACTACGACATCGCCGCGCCGATGTTTTCCAGCCGCATCCAGCGTTCGCTGTACGCGGTCCGTGCCCCTGAAAAGGAGCCGGAGGTGCAGAAAATCCGCGAAGAGGAAATGCGCAGGAAGGAAATGGAGAATCCGCATTTCCGCACCCTCTACAACCACGACAACAACCTGTTGGGGGTGGAGCTGGCGAAGCTCCTCCAGGAAGGAAATCTGGTGGCCGTGCAGGGAGATCGTGTGGTGTTCGACGTGTCTCCGATGGAGGTGGAGGTGGAGCCGGGCCTCCGGATGAGATTGCCCCGCGGCCCGCTGTTCCTCGTCCGCGCCACCGGTTGTTCCTGCTACCCCCTGTTCATCATGCGGGATGGTTGGCGCCGCTACCGGGTGAAGGTGCTGCCGGCGCTGGATCTGCCCGCCCGCACCCGTGGACCGGACACGGAAGCCTCCGTCCTGTGGGCGAAGACCATCCTCGATGTGGTCCGCAGCCGCTGGAACCAATGGTTTGTCTTCGAGCCCGTGCTACAGCGGACCACGGAGAATCCGGATCAACGGGCATAGCGCCCGGGCACTCCCTGTGGCAGCTCATGGAGCCGGCTGTGGATCACATTCGCCATGTCCCCCGCCACGCGTTTGATGTGGCCGGCGTTGTCCCCCGCGAAATGCCGATCCACGGTACTGCTGAACAGATCCAGCCACCGGTCGAACATCGCACGGTCCATCGGTGTGCGGCCGAGGAGATGTCTGTGGACGGCGAGCGGATTCCCCCGGTAACTGCCCGTGCGGAAGAGGACGGTCTCCCAGAAGTCGCAGAGTCTCGGCAGGTGATGATCCCAGTTCACTTCCGCGATCTCATCAAATACAGGCCCGAGGACG comes from the Luteolibacter sp. SL250 genome and includes:
- the rnhA gene encoding ribonuclease HI; translation: MPEESAALHKVIIHTDGGCKGNPGPGGYGVVLVAGRHRKELSAGYRLTTNNRMELRAAIAALELLKQPCEIELHSDSKYVIDAMTKKWVDGWKRRDWMTAGKTPVKNKDLWIRLVAASKPHKIDWRWVKGHAGHAENERCDELANLAVAKKEFLDDTGFTESGD
- a CDS encoding group III truncated hemoglobin is translated as MNATQDGKADILGREDIERLVDRFYASVRQDPVLGPVFDEIAEVNWDHHLPRLCDFWETVLFRTGSYRGNPLAVHRHLLGRTPMDRAMFDRWLDLFSSTVDRHFAGDNAGHIKRVAGDMANVIHSRLHELPQGVPGRYAR